One window of Acidobacteriota bacterium genomic DNA carries:
- a CDS encoding DUF423 domain-containing protein produces MRNLLLAASVLGFLGVAAGAFGAHGLKSRLSQEMLEIFDTGVRYHLLHVLAVLASAWVLDRLQQPSALWAGWLFVAGILIFSGSLYMLSLTGTRWLGAVTPVGGVAFLAGWLCLAWAALR; encoded by the coding sequence ATGCGAAACCTGCTGCTGGCCGCATCCGTGCTGGGATTTCTGGGCGTCGCGGCGGGCGCTTTCGGCGCCCACGGACTCAAGAGCCGCCTCTCCCAGGAGATGCTGGAAATCTTCGACACCGGAGTGCGCTACCACCTGCTGCACGTGTTGGCCGTGCTGGCCTCGGCCTGGGTCCTCGACCGCTTGCAGCAGCCGTCCGCTCTGTGGGCAGGTTGGCTCTTCGTGGCCGGCATCCTCATCTTTTCCGGCTCTCTCTACATGCTCAGCCTGACCGGCACCCGCTGGCTCGGGGCCGTCACTCCCGTCGGCGGAGTGGCCTTCCTGGCCGGATGGCTGTGTCTGGCCTGGGCGGCCCTGCGGTAA